The genomic interval AGCTCGGTTTGTTGATACCCAGTTGCAGTCACTACCAGATGTTCTGTCTGATTATCTTGAGCAAAGAGGGATACAGGCAACAGGGCACTCAACAAGAAAGGCAGAGAGCACACAGCAAACGATTTCATGAATAACAAAGTTCCATTTAATTGATAATTGTTATCAATTAAATAGAGAATGACAATTATTCGCAATCATATCATTATCGATTTTGTGCAAGACCACTATTCTCAATATGGATAGTGGGTCACGTGATCTCGGCCTTTTTTGTTATTCTTGTGGCGATCTGACGTTAGGCTTTTGAAGATTCTTCATCAAAGTGGGCCTTAAACAATCCTCGAACCCATTCACACATCGGGTCATTGTGAAATCGTTTGTGCCAATACAAAAACACCGAAGAAAAGTGTAACTGCAACGCTTTGGGAACCTCGCGTGTGATGAGCCTAGGATCGCGGCACGCTTCTTCGGCGTATGGCGTTGGCAGGTGAAAAACGATATCAGAACACGCTGCGATATCAGGGGCTGAGCTAAAGTGCGACAGTTGTACCGGGATCGATAAGCGATTTTTTTTGTTGCTCAAGCCAAGCTCAATAAATTTATGTTCAAAAGAAAGGGTTTGTTCACCTTGTAATGAAATTTGGCCAAAGTGACATTCAAGTAAGGCTTCTGGGGTCAGAGGGCGTGTTGCCAGAGGGTGATTTTTGTTCATTAATAGCCGAAAGTCGCGCTTGGCCACCGCCATACGGTATAGGTTTTGATCCGAGTGCTCGGGTTGATGAGAAGACAGGACAAAGTGAACATTACCGTCAATCAGCGCGTCAAAATGGCGCTGTGCATTGCTATTAATATTGATTTTCATGTTTGGGGCTTGACGGCGAATCTCACCGACAATGGTGGGTAAAATACGATTAATTTGTGGCTGAAGGCCAAAAAATTTAATCGTGCTGGTACAAAGTTCGGGTTGAAAAGATTGTTTGTGTATTAGTACCTCAAGGCTGTTGATGACCTGAGTGATATCTTGCAGAATTTGTCGGGCTTTCGCGGTGGTGTCGTACCCCGAAGGAGAGCGAA from Vibrio sp. HB236076 carries:
- a CDS encoding LysR family transcriptional regulator produces the protein MELSQVDIQSLLILKTLLEEKHVSNTAYSMNISQSSVSRTLQKMRGLFDDDLLVRSPSGYDTTAKARQILQDITQVINSLEVLIHKQSFQPELCTSTIKFFGLQPQINRILPTIVGEIRRQAPNMKININSNAQRHFDALIDGNVHFVLSSHQPEHSDQNLYRMAVAKRDFRLLMNKNHPLATRPLTPEALLECHFGQISLQGEQTLSFEHKFIELGLSNKKNRLSIPVQLSHFSSAPDIAACSDIVFHLPTPYAEEACRDPRLITREVPKALQLHFSSVFLYWHKRFHNDPMCEWVRGLFKAHFDEESSKA